A stretch of Lathyrus oleraceus cultivar Zhongwan6 chromosome 6, CAAS_Psat_ZW6_1.0, whole genome shotgun sequence DNA encodes these proteins:
- the LOC127095456 gene encoding uncharacterized protein LOC127095456 encodes MGPEAEVVGSGSARPVVMSTPDNKPHGKSPLAEIPFNYANFIFSTSSTPLKPTPTPSISIPFGTISNPKQKQPIIYETTTTSAPITSETTVTEPPQIPPTLLSQIINPTKNTTFEQPPTITNEQPYEPTQPQTTKTFPTDSQLSQLKKPSETIHSIDTHYS; translated from the coding sequence ATGGGACCAGAAGCAGAAGTTGTTGGTTCTGGGAGCGCTAGGCCAGTTGTAATGTCTACTCCTGATAACAAACCTCATGGTAAGTCTCCCTTAGCTGAGATTCCTTTTAATTATGCTAATTTTATCTTTTCTACTTCATCTACTCCTCTCAAACCCACTCCAACACCATCTATTTCAATTCCTTTTGGAACCATATCCAACCCCAAACAAAAACAACCTATTATATATGAAACAACCACTACTTCTGCACCAATAACATCTGAAACCACTGTGACTGAACCACCACAAATACCACCAACACTTCTCTCTCAAATTATAAATCCAACTAAAAATACAACATTCGAACAACCCCCCACTATAACCAATGAACAACCATATGAACCAACACAACCACAAACTACTAAAACATTCCCCACAGACTCTCAACTAAGTCAACTAAAAAAACCTTCTGAAACCATCCATTCCATTGACACTCACTATTCTTGA